Genomic DNA from Phaeobacter porticola:
TTCAGCCGCCTCCAAGACCGGGATTTTCCACAGCTCAGACAACAGTCGCAGCGTCGCCGCTGCATCTGATGATCCTCCCCCAATCCCAGAAGCAGGCGGCAGGTGTTTTTCCAACACCAAAGCCGCACCACGTCCCGGTGACAACATCTCCGCCGCTTGCATCATCAGATTGCCGACACCCGTTGGCACACCCGCAGCCATCGGTCCCACAACGCTGAGAGACAACTGATCAGAGCGCTCTGCAAAAATCCGGTCCCCGATATCGGCGAACACGACCAGCGAATCGAGCAGATGATAGCCATCAGCACGTCGGCCCGTCACATGCAGCGTCAGATTGATCTTGGCCGGAGCAAACCCCTCAACCGTCATGCGCAACCTTCAAAGGCGCAGCCCCTTCTTCGGCAAGCACCGCATCCAGGCCCAGCTCCAACTTACGGCGAATCCGCTCAGGATCCGCTTCACCATCGGTGTCTTCCGGGTCGATAAAGGACAAGGCCCGTTTCCACTGGAACTCAGCTTCCCGGGCGCGCCCTACGGCCCAATAAACATCTCCGAGATGATCGTTGACCACGGGATCGACCGGCATCAACTCAACCGCGGTTTCCATATGGCCAACTGCGTCCTGATAGCGACCAAGACGGTACAGCACCCAGCCAAGGCTATCGACGATATATCCGGCATCGGGGCGTGCGGCGACAGCGCGTTCGATCATCGACAGCGCTTCGTCAAGCTTTACCTGTTTCTCAACCAGCGAATAGCCAAGGTAGTTCAACACCTGCGGCTGATCCGGGCGCAACGTTAGTGCTGCACGGAAATCCGTCTCGGCCTGTTCCCAGTTCTTCAATCGCTCATGGCAGATACCACGGGCATAAAGCAGAAACCAACGCCCCTCGACACTGTCGTCCATAAGGCCCAGCGCCGTGTCATAGGCAGCAACTGCGCCGCTGTAGTCTTCCTGCTGCCGCAACAGGTCACCAAGATTGGTATAGACAGGAGCCTCGTTCGGGAAATCACGGGCCAGCTGTTGCAGCACTTCCGCTGCCGCATCTGGTTTGGCTGCGCGGCGCAGCGCCTCGGCGCGCCCCAATTCGGCCGCGTGGTAGTCAGGGTGATCACGCGGCACCTGTTTATAGAGGTCAATCGAGAGCGTGTAGCGGCCAAGCTGGTCAAACAACTCTGCCGCAAGCAGCAGCGCATCCACGTGATCCTCGCGCAAGGCAGCGGCAACACGGGCGTACATCAGCACGTAGTCATCCGCCATCTCGCCATTTAGCGCGGCACCCATGGTGAAGAACACTTCGGCAATGCCGTGTTTCGGATTGGCGGCCAGCGCGTAGGGCAGCGTCTCACCCGCCTTTAGACGCCGGGCCAGCGTGGCAAGACCGGGATCCAATTGACCGTTGAAGGCATCGGTCAGAACCTCCAGTGCCTGTTCATTACGCCCCAGCTGCGACAGGATTTCCAATCGGGCGATGACAGCGCGGCGCGATGTATTGGTCAGCTGGCCATCCTCGGCCGCAAACAGCGTCTCGGCCCCCTCGTAGTCGCCGACAGAGGCAAGCGCCAGCGCACGATGGTAACGTGCAAAGAGGCCAAGTCCTTCTTTCTTTGCCATTTCATCAAACTGCGCCAGCGCGTCCGAAACGGATCCAGCACCCAAATGCGCCCAGCCCAGCATAAGCCCGTCCACCAAGGCATTGATTTCATGCTGCGGTCCTTCGCGATCAATGATGGCCTGATAGGTTTCTTTCTGAACGGCATCAGCAGCCATCACGATATTGGCAACCTGACTGCGCGCGCCCATCTCCCGGAGTCGAGATGCCACCGATGCAGCCCCTTTGACATCCCCAAGCGCAAGGCGCGAAAAGACCACATGCTCCATCAGCAGCGGGTTCTGCGGGTCGCGCACCAACGCGCGGTTATAGTAATCGGCAGAAGCCTGATAATCGCTATCAAGCGTGGCCGCTCGCGCTGCCAAATACGCCCCGGCAAGCCCATCGGCCTGCACCAGGGTTGGCAGAGGAGTGACAGCGGCAAGAGCGGCTGCACAGGTCAGGCTGCGAAGAAATGGGACGGGCACGCGGGGCCTCCTCTTAATGACTGGTCGATATCTGCCTCGCCATAAAGCGTAGAGCGCCCTCCCCCAACACGCAATGGGGCAGCCCGTAGGCTACCCCTATTAATCCGGCAAGTACCTGCCGATATCCATCGCGATCTGATCACATGTTCGGGTAGTTGGGCCCGTCACCCCCCTGCGGTGTCGCCCAGGTGATATTCTGGCTCGGATCCTTGATATCGCAGGTCTTACAGTGAACGCAGTTCTGGAAGTTGATCACAAACTCCGGCTTGCCATCCTTTTCGACCACCTCATAGACCCCAGCAGGGCAGTAGCGCTGCGCTGGCTCTGCGTATTTCGGCAGGTTCACGTTGACCGGTGTGTCCAGATTGCCAAGACGCAGATGGCAAGGCTGGCTTTCCTCGTGATTGGTTGCCGCAAAGGCGACATTGGTTAGCCTGTCAAAGGACAGCGTGCCATCGGGCTTAGGGTAATCGATGGGTTTATGCTTGTCGGCCTCTTCGGTGGATTCGGCGTCATTCTTGCCGTGACCCAGCGTGCCGAACAGCGAGAAGCCAAGGGTATTGGTCCACATATCCAGACCACCCAACATGAGAGAGGCAGTCAGCCCCCACTTCGACCACATCGGTTTGACGTTGCGGACCTTTTTCAGATCAGCGCCAATCGCCCCCTCACGCACGTCGACCTCATAAGCTGCCAGTTCGTCACCCGAACGCTCCGCTTTGATTGCGTCAAATGCGGCTTCTGCTGCGGCCTTGCCCGACAGCATCGCGTTGTGGTTGCCCTTGATGCGCGGCACGTTGACCATGCCTGCCGAACAACCCAGTAGCGCCACGCCGGGCGCGACCAGTTTCGGCATTGCCTGCCAGCCGCCCTCGGTAATCGCACGCGCACCATAGGCCACCCGTTTGCCGCCCTTGAGCAGCTCGGCGACCATCGGATGATGCTTGAAGCGCTGAAACTCCATGTACGGATACAGATGCGGGTTCTTGTAGTTCAGGTGGACCACAAACCCCACGTAAACCTGATTGTTGTCGAGATGATAGATGAAGGACCCGCCGCCAGCATTGGAGCCCAGCGGCCAACCCATCGTATGGGTGACAGAGCCCTCTTTGTGCTTGGCGGGATCAATCTCCCAGATCTCTTTCATGCCAACGCCGTATTTCTGCGGCTCTTTGTCATCAGAGAGGCCGTATTTGGCGATCACTTCCTTGGAAAGCGAACCGCGCACACCTTCGGACAGGAACACGTATTTGCCGTGCAGTTCCATCCCCGGCTCAGTGTTGGGACCGTAAGAACCATCCGCCTCCAAGCCAAAGACACCGGCAACGACGCCTTTGACTTCGCCGTTGTCGCCGTAAACCAGCTCGGAACACGCCATACCCGGGAAAATCTCGACGCCCAGCTCTTCGGCTTGCTCCGCCATCCAGCGGCAGACATTGCCCATGGACACGATGTAGTTGCCGTGGTTGTTCATCAATGGTGGCATGGGGAAGTTGGGGATGCGAATCTGACCCGCTTCACCCAACATGTAGAAATTGTCGTCCTTGACCGGCACGTTCAGCGGCGCGCCTTTGTCCTTCCAATCAGGGATCAACGCATCCAGACCGCACGGGTCCAGCACCGCACCGGACAGGATATGCGCGCCCACTTCGGAGCCTTTTTCCAGCACCACAACCTGCAAGTCGCTGTCCAATTGTTTCAATCGGATCGCCGCAGACAGACCAGCCGGGCCTGCCCCAACGATCACAACGTCGTATTCCATCGCTTCACGTTCAATCTCGGCCATTGCGGGCTCCTTGGCTGTGGTTCAGGGCCAACCCATGCGGGTGGCGTGTCCTTGGCGTAATTTTGTTTCGCGGTTGCTTAGCGGGTGGCAGAGGCACTGGTCAATCCAAACTCTACGTTACACTGCTGTAGAACCCTCGATTGCGACAATTCGGGCGTCAGATTTCGTCATTTGGTAGCGAATTCCCGTCGTTCACCGTTTCTGAGGGCTTATCCCCCATCAGATAGCGCGGTCCCTGCCCTTTGGCAGCGGCCGCATCATCGGGATTGTACAGCTTGCAGGTGGGCAAGGACAGGCAGCCGCAACCGATGCAGCCGTCAAGGTTATCGCGCAAACGCTCCAGCGTTTCGATTCGGGCATCCAGATGGCTGCGAAAAGCGGTGGACAGATTGGTCCAGTCGGCCTTGGTCGGGGTACGACCCCCAGGCAGGCTTTTGAGAAAGTCGCGAATCTCCGGCAGTGTGAAGCCGAACTTCTGCGCGATCATAATAAAACTCAACCGCCGCAGATCCGCCCGGTGAAACCGCCGCTGCCCACCCGTATTACGCCAAGGCTCAACCAGCCCCTGTGCCTCATAGTAGCGGATTGCCGATACCGCCAGGCCCGTCCGCTCCGCCAGATAGCCGATGGTCAACCCGTGAGATGCAGCCATGAGATACTCCCTACCAGTCCCTGAGATTCCGTCGCGTCTCAGCCTGCGGACTGAGAAAAATCACAAAACACCAAAAAAGTGCTTGAGCTAAAGTTAGGTTTAGAAATTACGACTCTATCAGGCAAGAGAAAACACAAAGGAGCCTGACATGACCGTACGTCTTGAACACGCAAACATCACCGTGTCCTCTCCCGAGAGCACTGCCGCCTGGATGCAGGATGTTTTTGGCTGGCACATTCGCTGGCAGGGGGAGGCCATCAGCGGCGGCTACAGCCTGCACGTGGGCGAGGCTGACAGCTATCTGGCGCTGTACTGCCCCCCGGAACCCCTGGCCAAGGCCCCGACCAGTTATGCCATCAACGGGGGGCTCAACCACATCGCCGTTGTTGTCGATGATTTGGACGCCGTCGAAACACGGGTCCGCGCGGCTGGCTTCACGCCAGGCGAGCATCACGACTACGAACCGGGTCGCAGGTTCTATTTCCGAGACCGGGACAATATCGAATTCGAGGTGGTACAATATGATGCTTGATCTTCTTTGGCACAGCAGTCGCCCGCGCGCGGTTTTACCCACCCAGCGGCGGCACTCCCCCCCGACGATGCTCTCACAGCAGCGCGCGACGACACGCCAGCTGCAACGGATCCGACACTCTTCCCCGATCAGCCGTCTGATCAGCTTGCTGCAGCGGCTGGATCCCCGGCCACGGGTGCCCCGCCACAGCATCACCGGCAAAACATCCACCCTACCGGAGGTTCCCTGACCGCATAAAGACGCGGCCGCGATAGAGACAAAACCGGACCTAAGCTTGCCGACACATTGTCAGTTTTTTGCCACCCCTCAATCCGGGGAAGTCTAAAAAAGCGGAGTTTTCCGCCTGTTGGCATGAAATCGCTGTGGACAGGCAACCCCGCCCTCTTGCATTCGGCGGCAGGATTGGGTCAGGTAATTGCGACACAACCGGTTTGTCCCGCTGTCAGTTCGGCAGTGGGACAAACCGGTTTTCCTATAGACGCGAACCGCCACGACCGGTGGCAAAACCTGACACGATATCTGGACACAGACATGGAAAAGATCCCGATGACCCCCACGGGTCACGCCGCCCTAGAAGCTGAGCTGAAGAATCTGAAATCGGTAGAACGCCCAGCGATTATTAAGGCTATCGCCGAAGCTCGCGAACTGGGCGACCTGTCGGAAAACGCAGAATATCATTCCGCCCGTGAAAAGCAGTCTTTCATCGAAGGCCGCATCAAAGAGCTGGAAGGCATTCTCTCCCTGGCCGATGTGATCAACCCCGCAAAGCTATCGGGCGCGATCAAATTCGGTGCTAAGGTGACCGTTGTGGACGAGGACACCGACGAGGAAAAAACCTGGCAGATCGTAGGTGAGCATGAAGCCAACATCGAAGCGGGCCTGCTGAATATCAAATCACCCATTGCCCGCGCCTTGATTGGCAAAGATGAAGGCGACAGCGTCGAAGTTCGCACCCCAGGTGGGGATCGCGCCTATGAAATCCTCAAGATCGTTTTTGCCTGACCTCAGACCCCCGATCGGCGCCTGCAACGGGTGCCGATTGCTCCAGATCCACTGTCGTCTCCTGCGACATAAGCCACCCTTAGCCAACCTCTGTTTCCGAGCAACAGTATGACCCGTACCAGTTCCACCGCCGCCACGCCGCCCACCAGCGCCCTTGATACGTCGCCGGAACAATCGACCATTGGGGCAATCGAAGCCGCCGCACTTGGTCTCAGTGCACTGTGGTTTTTGGTGGTTGTGGCCATCTACGTTCTGGGCGGTGCGCAGGATCCCTCAGCGACTGTGGCGACCAGCTGGCCTGACGTGCTGCTGCGCGTTGCGGTCATTCTGCTGCCGGTACTACTGATCTGGGTAGGCGCCATAGCGCTGCGATCTGCGCGGGTAATGCGCGAGGAATCTGAGCGTCTGCACGCAGCCATCGACGGTATACGCAACACCTATATCGCTCATGCACAACAGGCTGCATCGGTCTCCGAACCCTCGGTTACCCGCAAGCTGGATGAAATCGCCGCCGCGACCCGCAAAACGGAAACCGCGTTGGCCACCTTTCACACCAGCCGCCGGGACCGCCCTATGCCCGGCATTTCGACACCCGCTGCCAACAGCGCGGACACGACGGACCAGGGCCTGTTAGCGCTGGGAACCCCAGCCGAAGATCTCGCAGCCCCGCTTCCGTCCGAGCAGCTGATCCGCGCATTGAATTTTCCTGAAACGGCCGAGGACGAAGAGGGCTTTGCCGCCCTTCGACTGGCCCTTCAAGACCGCAAGGCCGCGCAGATAATCCAAGCAGCACAAGACGTGCTGACTCTGCTCAGCCAGGACGGTATATATATGGACGACCTGCGCCCGGATATGGCCCGCCCCGAAATTTGGCGACAGTTTGCGCAAGGGACCCGTGGTCGCGCAGTGGCCGCCCTGGGCGGAGTACGTGACCGCAGCTCACTTGCGTTGACCGCAGCGAGGATGAAACAAGACCCGATCTTTCGCGATGCAGCACATCATTTTTTGCGTCGGTTCGATCAGATGTTGGCCGCATTCGAGGAAGACGCCAGCGACAGCGATATATCTTCGCTTGGTGATACCCGCACCGCGCGTGCCTTCATGCTCTTGGGCCGAGTCGCAGGCACCTTTGATTAGACGCGCCTGAACTTAGTTCCCCTAGACCCCGAAACTGGCATAGGGAATGAAACGCACGCGGTCTCCTGGCTTGATCTCGGCCGCACCATCCCCCAACTCCACCAGACCCTCGGCCCAGCTAAGCGAGCTGACACGCCCCGACCCTTCGGATTTGAACACCTCGACCTGTCCGGCACGAACACGGGCGCGCAAATACTCACGTCGCCCCGGTTTCTTGCGCTTTTCAAATGCAGCGGGCAGGTCGAATCCCTGTGGTACCTGCCAATTGGCCCCGGCCATTAGCGCCATTGCCGGACGTGCAAAAATCAGCGTGCACACCATGGCGGCAACCGGATTGCCAGGCAGTCCAAAAACTGGCGTCCCCCGCCACATCCCCAGCGCCAGCGGGCGACCAGGTTTCAAGGCAATCCGCCAGTGCTGCATGGAACCGTGTTCGCGCAAGATCGCGGACATGTGGTCCTCATCCCCGGCAGAGGCACCGCCACTTGTCAGGATCACATCGACATTTGCTGCCGCACGGTCAAGGTGACCGTGCAGAGCCGCACGATCATCCGCAGCTTTGCCAAGGTCAACCGAGACAAACCCCATCCGCGCCAAAAGCCCCAGAAGCATCGGGCGATTGGCATCAAATATCTGCCCGGCCCCTGCATCCTCTCCCGGCTCAACCAGCTCATCCCCGGT
This window encodes:
- a CDS encoding electron transfer flavoprotein-ubiquinone oxidoreductase, with product MAEIEREAMEYDVVIVGAGPAGLSAAIRLKQLDSDLQVVVLEKGSEVGAHILSGAVLDPCGLDALIPDWKDKGAPLNVPVKDDNFYMLGEAGQIRIPNFPMPPLMNNHGNYIVSMGNVCRWMAEQAEELGVEIFPGMACSELVYGDNGEVKGVVAGVFGLEADGSYGPNTEPGMELHGKYVFLSEGVRGSLSKEVIAKYGLSDDKEPQKYGVGMKEIWEIDPAKHKEGSVTHTMGWPLGSNAGGGSFIYHLDNNQVYVGFVVHLNYKNPHLYPYMEFQRFKHHPMVAELLKGGKRVAYGARAITEGGWQAMPKLVAPGVALLGCSAGMVNVPRIKGNHNAMLSGKAAAEAAFDAIKAERSGDELAAYEVDVREGAIGADLKKVRNVKPMWSKWGLTASLMLGGLDMWTNTLGFSLFGTLGHGKNDAESTEEADKHKPIDYPKPDGTLSFDRLTNVAFAATNHEESQPCHLRLGNLDTPVNVNLPKYAEPAQRYCPAGVYEVVEKDGKPEFVINFQNCVHCKTCDIKDPSQNITWATPQGGDGPNYPNM
- a CDS encoding VOC family protein, with product MTVRLEHANITVSSPESTAAWMQDVFGWHIRWQGEAISGGYSLHVGEADSYLALYCPPEPLAKAPTSYAINGGLNHIAVVVDDLDAVETRVRAAGFTPGEHHDYEPGRRFYFRDRDNIEFEVVQYDA
- the soxR gene encoding redox-sensitive transcriptional activator SoxR, producing the protein MAASHGLTIGYLAERTGLAVSAIRYYEAQGLVEPWRNTGGQRRFHRADLRRLSFIMIAQKFGFTLPEIRDFLKSLPGGRTPTKADWTNLSTAFRSHLDARIETLERLRDNLDGCIGCGCLSLPTCKLYNPDDAAAAKGQGPRYLMGDKPSETVNDGNSLPNDEI
- the glp gene encoding gephyrin-like molybdotransferase Glp, with product MTLAPPPLRNDCFALPAGVDWTPVDDALAYLRDRLSVVTTVETCALDGALGRILAEDLVARRSNPPQPNTAVDGYGFAGAISAGPQHLPLISGRAAAGQTYDHRVPAGHAIRILTGAALPDGVETVILEEDVTCDGSGIAFHGPLKQGSNTRKAGEDAKAGEVILRRGRVVTPADLALASATGVADLSVYQRLRVGVLSTGDELVEPGEDAGAGQIFDANRPMLLGLLARMGFVSVDLGKAADDRAALHGHLDRAAANVDVILTSGGASAGDEDHMSAILREHGSMQHWRIALKPGRPLALGMWRGTPVFGLPGNPVAAMVCTLIFARPAMALMAGANWQVPQGFDLPAAFEKRKKPGRREYLRARVRAGQVEVFKSEGSGRVSSLSWAEGLVELGDGAAEIKPGDRVRFIPYASFGV
- the greA gene encoding transcription elongation factor GreA — its product is MEKIPMTPTGHAALEAELKNLKSVERPAIIKAIAEARELGDLSENAEYHSAREKQSFIEGRIKELEGILSLADVINPAKLSGAIKFGAKVTVVDEDTDEEKTWQIVGEHEANIEAGLLNIKSPIARALIGKDEGDSVEVRTPGGDRAYEILKIVFA
- a CDS encoding tetratricopeptide repeat protein; this translates as MPVPFLRSLTCAAALAAVTPLPTLVQADGLAGAYLAARAATLDSDYQASADYYNRALVRDPQNPLLMEHVVFSRLALGDVKGAASVASRLREMGARSQVANIVMAADAVQKETYQAIIDREGPQHEINALVDGLMLGWAHLGAGSVSDALAQFDEMAKKEGLGLFARYHRALALASVGDYEGAETLFAAEDGQLTNTSRRAVIARLEILSQLGRNEQALEVLTDAFNGQLDPGLATLARRLKAGETLPYALAANPKHGIAEVFFTMGAALNGEMADDYVLMYARVAAALREDHVDALLLAAELFDQLGRYTLSIDLYKQVPRDHPDYHAAELGRAEALRRAAKPDAAAEVLQQLARDFPNEAPVYTNLGDLLRQQEDYSGAVAAYDTALGLMDDSVEGRWFLLYARGICHERLKNWEQAETDFRAALTLRPDQPQVLNYLGYSLVEKQVKLDEALSMIERAVAARPDAGYIVDSLGWVLYRLGRYQDAVGHMETAVELMPVDPVVNDHLGDVYWAVGRAREAEFQWKRALSFIDPEDTDGEADPERIRRKLELGLDAVLAEEGAAPLKVAHDG